A genomic stretch from Telmatocola sphagniphila includes:
- the miaB gene encoding tRNA (N6-isopentenyl adenosine(37)-C2)-methylthiotransferase MiaB, with protein sequence MSKKLYIETVGCQMNVLDSELVVGGLRRDGYELTHEAVDADVILFNTCSVREHAEEKIYSALGRLVGHKKSHPDKVIGVIGCMAQKDQELIRRRAPHVDMVVGTGQLGQIPSLVKVVQETRQPQYALSLGRAEAGKKDVEASFESYDPVRDPSMRPTSFQAFVRIQIGCDKFCTYCVVPSTRGPEQSRHPNQIWGEVKQLADEGCKEITLLGQTVNSYEFEHGDGRRTRLSDLIAGMHEVPGIERIKFVTNYPKDMTDDLLDAVRELPKAVKYLHVPVQSGCNEVLKRMKRMYSVEFYREMLQRCREKVPGVAISSDFIVGFCGETEEAFQKTCDLVRESRFKNSFIFKYSKRPGTKADDLYPDDIPEEVKKRRNNDLLAIQNANSLADHKSKVGETVSVLVEGPSKLGMKQTSGPIQLAGRSMTDHIVVFDGNPRLIGQTIDVRVHEASPFTLYGQAVTTDLQKTETWSEPVSYPKDPANDRRLGLPLV encoded by the coding sequence ATGTCCAAGAAGCTTTACATAGAGACTGTCGGCTGCCAGATGAACGTTCTGGATAGCGAACTGGTCGTTGGTGGTCTGCGTCGCGATGGCTATGAACTCACCCACGAAGCCGTCGACGCCGATGTGATTCTGTTCAACACCTGCAGCGTCCGCGAGCATGCCGAGGAGAAAATCTACTCGGCTCTCGGCCGTCTGGTCGGGCATAAGAAAAGCCATCCCGACAAGGTCATCGGGGTCATTGGCTGCATGGCCCAGAAGGATCAGGAACTGATCCGTCGGCGGGCACCTCACGTCGATATGGTTGTAGGAACCGGTCAATTAGGTCAAATTCCCAGTCTGGTCAAAGTAGTTCAAGAGACCCGACAGCCGCAATACGCTTTAAGTCTCGGTCGGGCGGAAGCCGGCAAAAAAGATGTCGAGGCCAGCTTCGAAAGTTACGATCCGGTTCGCGATCCTTCCATGCGGCCGACTTCCTTCCAGGCCTTTGTCCGCATACAAATCGGTTGCGATAAATTCTGCACCTACTGCGTCGTTCCCAGCACTCGAGGACCCGAGCAAAGCCGTCACCCCAATCAGATTTGGGGTGAAGTCAAGCAACTCGCAGACGAGGGATGTAAGGAAATTACACTTTTGGGGCAGACGGTCAACAGCTACGAGTTCGAGCATGGCGATGGCCGCCGCACACGGTTGAGTGATCTGATTGCCGGGATGCACGAAGTTCCGGGCATCGAAAGAATCAAGTTTGTAACCAACTATCCGAAAGACATGACCGATGATCTTTTGGATGCCGTGCGGGAATTGCCGAAAGCGGTGAAATACCTGCACGTGCCCGTGCAATCGGGCTGCAATGAAGTTCTGAAACGCATGAAGCGCATGTATAGCGTGGAATTCTACCGTGAAATGCTGCAGCGTTGCCGGGAGAAAGTTCCAGGAGTGGCGATTTCCAGCGATTTCATAGTCGGGTTTTGCGGTGAAACCGAGGAAGCATTTCAGAAAACCTGCGATCTAGTGCGCGAATCCCGGTTCAAGAATAGCTTCATATTCAAATACAGTAAACGCCCGGGCACCAAGGCCGACGATCTCTATCCGGATGATATCCCGGAAGAGGTGAAGAAGCGGCGTAATAACGATCTGCTGGCGATTCAGAACGCGAACAGTCTGGCCGACCATAAATCCAAAGTGGGCGAAACCGTTTCTGTGCTGGTGGAAGGGCCGAGCAAACTTGGAATGAAGCAGACCTCTGGCCCGATTCAGCTAGCCGGCCGGTCGATGACGGATCACATTGTTGTTTTTGACGGGAACCCGCGGTTAATCGGCCAGACCATCGATGTAAGGGTGCACGAAGCCAGCCCGTTCACTCTTTATGGTCAGGCAGTCACTACCGATCTGCAGAAAACCGAAACCTGGAGTGAGCCAGTCAGCTATCCCAAAGATCCGGCGAATGATCGTCGCCTGGGATTGCCGCTGGTCTGA
- a CDS encoding RluA family pseudouridine synthase, whose translation MQFAGLLEIVYEDNHLIAVNKPAGWSSAHFDGENDSLDQLVKLHLKEKYGKPGNVFLGVVHRLDKPVTGVLLFARTSKAAARLSEQFRENTIVKKYWAVAEVETGQKTSLSTELVGTLEDWLFHDDAKKLVRVVEKEIPGAKLSRLHYFQKALYQEKIFFELEPQSGRKHQLRVQLASRGSPIIGDRKYGSRFTFGDGIALHARELTFIHPIRHEPITLRAELPKIWRSSFAHLLQEAKLL comes from the coding sequence ATGCAATTTGCCGGCCTTCTCGAAATTGTCTACGAAGACAACCATTTGATAGCCGTGAATAAACCGGCCGGCTGGTCCAGCGCGCATTTTGACGGCGAAAATGATTCGTTGGATCAATTGGTGAAGCTGCACTTGAAAGAGAAGTACGGTAAACCGGGTAATGTTTTTTTGGGAGTGGTACATCGCCTGGATAAACCGGTGACCGGCGTGCTACTTTTCGCGAGGACCTCCAAGGCCGCCGCCCGTCTCTCGGAGCAGTTTCGGGAGAACACCATTGTGAAAAAATATTGGGCCGTCGCCGAAGTCGAAACGGGCCAAAAAACTTCTCTCAGCACTGAGCTTGTAGGGACTCTGGAGGACTGGCTCTTTCACGACGATGCGAAAAAATTGGTCCGCGTGGTGGAGAAAGAGATACCCGGAGCGAAGTTGAGTCGGTTGCATTACTTTCAAAAAGCGCTCTATCAGGAAAAAATCTTTTTTGAATTGGAACCTCAGTCCGGCCGAAAGCACCAGCTTCGCGTACAACTGGCCTCCCGGGGTTCACCGATTATTGGTGATCGGAAATACGGATCCCGTTTTACTTTTGGTGATGGAATAGCCTTGCATGCTCGGGAACTGACGTTCATCCATCCTATTCGGCATGAACCGATAACGCTCCGTGCGGAGTTGCCGAAGATCTGGAGGAGTTCCTTCGCCCATCTTTTACAAGAAGCTAAGCTGCTATGA
- a CDS encoding glutamate cyclase domain-containing protein yields MTFFDQILKAIQKDPGNRGLAKNPERNLFNQFPNDFQGACQSIAENLKPRIMIVTGFIIPSVSPPLGETDGPLGAVFLSKTLTELAIPVEIWTDSFAISAIAAGLEVLGLKEEIPLQGIPTKLKKEHYSRLDSFTHIIALERVGPNHVTDSIRNQQQAILGHQKWLAQGSPQASAIEIAAFENAVEPKKRNCCYTMRGQDITELMQPAHLLMPEAEQEKRPVTIGIGDGGNEIGMGKMPYSIIAENITQGGLIACRVPTDYLIVAGVSNWGAYALAAGIGLARNANAVELFHAELEKEVLEKMVRQGPLVDGVTGKKTPTVDGLSWEQYVEPFNEIRTILSEL; encoded by the coding sequence ATGACTTTTTTCGATCAGATACTCAAGGCGATTCAGAAAGACCCGGGGAATCGGGGCTTGGCAAAAAATCCAGAACGCAATTTATTCAACCAGTTTCCCAACGATTTCCAGGGGGCCTGCCAGTCGATTGCCGAGAATCTGAAGCCCCGCATTATGATAGTGACGGGCTTTATCATTCCCAGCGTATCCCCGCCCCTCGGAGAAACCGACGGACCGCTAGGCGCTGTGTTTCTGAGCAAGACGTTAACAGAATTAGCCATTCCGGTAGAAATCTGGACCGATTCATTTGCCATCTCGGCTATCGCGGCCGGTTTGGAAGTCCTGGGACTAAAAGAGGAAATCCCACTGCAAGGAATTCCGACCAAATTGAAGAAGGAGCACTACTCTCGCCTCGATAGCTTCACCCATATTATCGCGCTGGAACGAGTCGGCCCGAATCATGTGACCGATTCCATTCGTAATCAGCAGCAGGCGATTCTAGGACACCAGAAGTGGTTGGCGCAAGGTTCACCTCAGGCTTCCGCCATTGAGATAGCCGCGTTCGAGAATGCGGTCGAACCGAAAAAACGCAATTGCTGCTATACCATGCGCGGGCAGGACATCACCGAATTGATGCAGCCCGCCCATTTGCTGATGCCCGAAGCGGAACAGGAAAAGCGGCCGGTGACCATCGGTATCGGCGACGGCGGCAATGAGATCGGCATGGGGAAAATGCCCTATTCGATTATTGCCGAGAACATAACGCAAGGCGGATTAATCGCCTGCCGGGTGCCCACGGATTATCTGATCGTGGCCGGGGTAAGCAACTGGGGCGCGTATGCTCTGGCGGCGGGAATCGGACTGGCTCGAAATGCTAATGCGGTCGAGCTATTTCATGCGGAGCTGGAGAAGGAAGTTCTCGAAAAGATGGTGCGTCAGGGGCCACTGGTCGATGGTGTTACCGGAAAGAAAACGCCGACGGTCGATGGTCTGAGCTGGGAGCAATATGTGGAACCATTTAATGAGATTCGAACTATACTATCAGAATTATGA